The following proteins are encoded in a genomic region of Triticum dicoccoides isolate Atlit2015 ecotype Zavitan chromosome 1B, WEW_v2.0, whole genome shotgun sequence:
- the LOC119316466 gene encoding uncharacterized protein LOC119316466 codes for MAYPRRDPSQPPAMALPSPRSCHITGHGGSGSSAEPALTRSLEAAIALVPCAASDILLHHRPWRLGLLCRACSGRSVETAVALARPQGRLPLPPPTGEPPWRSSPLRLYPSAAGSTTGVLQGARHGGRRLSVSISLALDPQWTRRGDCRLSRIDPSAAGSTAE; via the exons ATGGCGTACCCCCGCCGAGATCCTTCTCAACCACCGGCCATGGCGCTCCCCTCCCCGAGATCCTGCCACATCACCGGCCATGGCGGCTCGGGCTCCTCTGCAGAGCCGGCTCTGACCCGCTCCCTCGAGGCCGCCATCGCTCTCGTACCTTGCGCGGCCTCGGACATCTTGCTCCACCATCGGCCATGGCGGCTCGGGCTCCTCTGCAGAGCTTGCTCCGGCCGCTCCGTCGAGACCGCCGTCGCTCTTGCGCGCCCCCAAGGCCGCCTCCCCCTGCCTCCTCCAACCGG GGAGCCCCCATGGAGGTCGTCGCCTCTTCGCCTCTATCCATCCGCCGCCGGATCCACCACCGGTGTCCTCCAGGGAGCCCGCCATGGAGGTCGTCGCCTTTCCGTCTCGATAAGTTTGGCGCTAGATCCACAGTGGACCCGCCGTGGAGATTGTCGCCTCTCCCGTATCGATCCGTCTGCCGCCGGATCCACGGCAGAGTAG